The following are encoded together in the Labeo rohita strain BAU-BD-2019 chromosome 17, IGBB_LRoh.1.0, whole genome shotgun sequence genome:
- the gsc gene encoding homeobox protein goosecoid yields the protein MPAGMFSIDSILAGRPSCKDSVLLHRNAPVVFSNLTESLYTAAGDFNGLYTHTGPPAPNLQSVNGTRLGYNNYYYGQLHVQGPTGPACCGAIPTLGSQQCPCIPTGYDSTGSVLISPVPHQMMSYMNVGTLSRTELQLLNQLHCRRKRRHRTIFTDEQLEALENLFQETKYPDVGTREQLARKVHLREEKVEVWFKNRRAKWRRQKRSSSEESENSQKWNKSTKTTTEKVEEGKSDVDSDS from the exons ATGCCCGCTGGGATGTTTAGTATCGACAGCATCTTGGCAGGGAGACCCAGCTGCAAGGACTCGGTTCTGCTCCATCGGAATGCTCCGGTTGTGTTCTCCAACTTGACGGAATCCTTGTACACAGCAGCTGGCGATTTTAATGGACTGTATACACACACCGGACCTCCCGCTCCTAACTTACAGTCGGTGAATGGAACCAGATTAGGCTACAACAACTACTACTATGGACAACTTCATGTCCAAGGGCCGACTGGACCAGCTTGCTGTGGCGCAATACCAACTCTCGGCTCGCAACAGTGCCCGTGTATTCCAACAG GCTACGACAGCACCGGTTCAGTACTTATTTCTCCAGTCCCACATCAGATGATGTCGTACATGAACGTGGGCACCTTGTCCAGAACCGAACTACAGCTACTCAACCAGTTACACTGTCGGCGCAAGAGACGGCACCGAACCATTTTCACCGATGAACAACTGGAGGCACTGGAGAACCTTTTCCAAGAAACCAAATACCCTGATGTTGGCACACGAGAACAATTGGCACGAAAGGTGCACCTACGCGAAGAGAAAGTAGAG GTTTGGTTCAAAAACAGACGAGCAAAATGGAGAAGACAGAAAAGGTCGTCGTCAGAGGAATCAGAAAACTCACAGAAATGGAACAAATCCACGAAAACAACCACAGAGAAAGTCGAGGAGGGCAAAAGTGACGTGGATTCTGACAGCTGA